The Dysidea avara chromosome 13, odDysAvar1.4, whole genome shotgun sequence genome includes a region encoding these proteins:
- the LOC136242122 gene encoding E3 ubiquitin-protein ligase DTX4-like — protein MAVATFNAVIWEWQRDDGGYAPYHPEVSHAIEEARKNGKNTLHLGTLSKELSPYQLDVKNCTQTRSNTGMVRSIRRSPIQISGTQCNAVWEWQDGSLHHNLYSINAMIEIEEAYSLKQPSVDLSQQPSQLPYTIDFNRMYQIRHYYNTQRKIRRTALSKPLQFYLATESLGCSASPLVSGPPAIASLGTVTTFPLHGTPLGTPFNSLTPNIYTISMPSVYPHPSGITTTFGTTSQFGLTSTGTHSAPAGPTATVASSTTGVTTSHGKGRKGTSKTTTASKAKESKSKPPSKATGRTAKSPAKRYKAKVEKPAANNKVFSPEMPYLRKVSQLKKEDDGPCPICMSELSEMSGFTDGSTDDVSGLYKLTKCGHIMHTPCVAAYVENSNFSKGNFQCPTCKKIYGVKTGDMPPGRMTVSHVSSSLPGHDGHGTIQIVYDFHSRVHNGKRYLTNGFPRTCYLPDSPRGQKVLKLLRKAWDRKLTFTIGTSVTTGATDTLVWNEIHHKTESTSNHSGHGYPDPNYLDNVLMELSIQGVEDSADEGDTASGEETSSDSDL, from the exons ATGGCGGTGGCGACTTTCAATGCAGTCATCTGGGAATGGCAAAGAGACGATGGGGGATACGCTCCTTACCATCCTGAAGTGAGCCACGCTATTGAAGAGGCGCGAAAGAATGGCAAAAATACCCTACACTTAGGGACACTCTCGAAGGAGCTATCTCCCTACCAGCTAGACGTGAAGAATTGTACCCAAACAAGATCGAACACTGGTATGGTTAGGAGTATTCGGAGAAGTCCTATACAAATATCCGGAACACAGTGTAATGCAGTTTGGGAGTGGCAAGATGGATCACTACATCATAACTTATACAGTATCAATGCAATGATAGAGATTGAAGAAGCATATAGTCTTAAACAACCTTCAGTGGACTTGTCACAACAGCCCAGTCAACTGCCTTACACTATTGACTTCAATAGAATGTACCAAATTAGACACTACTACAATACACAGAGGAAAATACGTAGGACTGCATTGAGCAAACCATTACAGTTCTATCTGGCCACCGAGTCTTTAGGCTGTTCAGCATCACCTTTGGTATCAGGACCTCCAGCAATTGCATCACTAGGCACTGTTACTACTTTTCCTCTTCATGGTACACCACTGGGTACACCCTTCAATAGCTTAACACCAAACATTTATACTATAAGTATGCCAAGTGTGTATCCACACCCCAGTGGTATTACTACAACATTTGGTACCACATCACAATTTGGTTTAACGTCAACTGGTACACATTCAGCTCCTGCAGGTCCCACTGCTACAGTGGCCAGTTCTACAACTGGTGTGACAACTTCACATGGCAAAGGTCGTAAAGGGACTAGCAAAACAACAACTGCTTCAAAGGCAAAAGAATCAAAATCTAAGCCACCATCAAAGGCCACTGGAAGAACAGCAAAGTCACCTGCAAAGCGTTATAAAGCAAAAGTTGAAAAACCAGCAGCCAACA ACAAGGTGTTTTCTCCAGAGATGCCTTATCTCAGAAAGGTTTCTCAGTTGAAGAAGGAAGACGATGGTCCTTGTCCCATCTGCATGTCAGAACTTTCAGAAATGTCAGGTTTCACAGATGGGTCGACAGATGATGTTAGTGGACTCTACAAGCTGACAAAGTGTGGACACATCATGCACACCCCTTGTGTGGCTGCCTATGTGGAAAACTCTAATTTTTCAAAG GGAAATTTTCAATGTCCGACATGCAAGAAAATATATGGTGTCAAAACTGGTGACATGCCCCCTGGCAGAATGACAGTATCGCATGTGTCAAGTTCCCTCCCAGGACACGATGGTCATGGCACTATACAAATAGTGTACGACTTTCATAGCAGAGTGCAT AATGGCAAAAGGTATTTAACTAATGGATTTCCCAGAACATGCTATTTACCTGATTCACCACGTGGACAAAAG GTGTTGAAACTACTGCGAAAGGCCTGGGACAGAAAGCTTACCTTCACAATAGGCACATCAGTTACAACAGGTGCTACAGATACATTAGTGTGGAATGAAATACACCACAAGACAGAGAGTACATCTAATCATTCTGGTCATGGTTACCCTGATCCAAATTACCTGGACAATGTACTGATGGAACTATCCATACAGGGTGTTGAGGACTCTGCTGATGAGGGAGACACTGCGTCAGGTGAAGAGACCTCCTCTGACAGTGACCTTTGA
- the LOC136242130 gene encoding aspartate beta-hydroxylase domain-containing protein 2-like yields MWGFSYSDLSVCSTISVILPCMILSVAFCWLVKTRRVGDVRISSCPNPDCARCKIMREFERTRCAMKTKLSDLLRDQPEMGSSLTRIQPMLHQSNNNNVWCLDGLNPPPWVCQGVKDPDLLELHQKLSSLFLSSKFPKLLLLDYHQAEQNVDKWKVNNVPTGKWKVYHLMDQGVWQGDRTSCCPNIMQLLGKIASQLMVNNVYGNILLSVLEPGSSIEPHSGPCNYRLRCHIPILPSTGFYIRVGTVVHSWEEGKLLLFSDHHEHEVWHNQHAGKEPTSRVVLIVDIWHPSITSEEKLILNQLFQVTAM; encoded by the coding sequence ATGTGGGGTTTCAGCTATTCTGACTTGTCTGTTTGCAGCACGATCTCTGTAATTTTGCCGTGTATGATTTTATCCGTTGCGTTTTGTTGGTTAGTAAAGACAAGGCGTGTTGGCGATGTACGGATATCTTCGTGTCCCAATCCGGATTGTGCTAGGTGCAAGATTATGCGCGAGTTTGAGCGGACTAGATGCGCAATGAAAACCAAACTATCAGATCTGCTCCGTGATCAACCAGAAATGGGCTCATCGCTCACCAGAATCCAACCAATGTTACATCAGTCTAACAATAACAATGTGTGGTGCTTGGATGGTCTAAACCCTCCTCCATGGGTATGCCAGGGTGTGAAGGATCCTGATTTACTAGAATTGCACCAAAAATTAAGTTCACTGTTTCTCAGTAGCAAATTCCCGAAGCTGTTGTTACTAGACTATCATCAAGCTGAACAAAATGTTGACAAATGGAAAGTGAACAATGTGCCAACTGGGAAGTGGAAAGTTTATCACTTAATGGACCAGGGTGTTTGGCAAGGGGACAGAACTAGTTGTTGTCCCAATATTATGCAGTTACTGGGGAAGATAGCATCACAACTGATGGTCAATAATGTTTATGGGAACATATTGTTATCAGTGTTGGAACCAGGAAGTAGTATTGAACCTCATTCTGGGCCATGTAACTACAGACTTCGGTGCCACATTCCCATACTCCCATCTACTGGGTTCTATATTAGGGTGGGCACAGTAGTTCATAGTTGGGAAGAAGGAAAGTTGCTACTATTCAGTGACCACCATGAACATGAAGTCTGGCACAACCAACATGCAGGCAAGGAACCTACTTCACGAGTCGTCCTGATTGTGGATATCTGGCACCCTTCAATTACAAGTGAAGAAAAACTCATACTTAATCAGTTATTTCAAGTTACAGCTATGTAA
- the LOC136242131 gene encoding growth arrest-specific protein 2-like: MCDEAEDEVDAVSPLLQKGLAVKAAESLTVIKEDLSEWLSNLLKININAENFMTVLDTGVVLCRLVGAIQEHTESLKKEGKLEQPKLEQPVPMTAIKYKESAEHGSFFARDNAANFIKWCRTYKIGEAILFESDDLVMHKDEKLVVLTLLEVARRIAKLGMQSTQLAMMEIAIDNDEDIKAPATPPPPPKVPDAKTPPAKKRKLPPNLVDSVIKVIKECQCNPQIFIEHHGKGKFRLERQGKEFIVFARFLRDKIMVRVGGGWDTLDHFLLKHDPCRVKVLRSDQKEF; this comes from the exons ATGTGTGACGAAGCCGAGGACGAAGTGGATGCCGTATCACCGTTATTGCAGAAAGGACTTGCTGTAAAGGCTGCTGAATCGTTAACCGTAATTAAAGAAGATCTTTCCGAGTGGTTGTCGAATTTACTTAAGATCAATATTAATGCAGAGAACTTCATGACAGTGTTAGATACTGGCGTGGTGTTATGCCGTCTAGTAGGAGCCATACAAGAGCACACGGAGAGCTTGAAGAAAGAAGGTAAACTAGAACAACCAAAGTTGGAACAGCCGGTGCCCATGACAGCAATTAAATACAAGGAATCAGCGGAGCACGGGTCTTTCTTTGCACGGGACAATGCAGCAAACTTCATCAAATGGTGCAGGACATACAAGATAGGAGAAGCGATATTGTTTGAGTCAGATGACTTGGTGATGCACAAGGATGAGAAGCTAGTGGTATTAACACTGCTAGAAGTGGCTAGGCGGATAGCTAAGCTTGGTATGCAGAGCACCCAACTCGCCATGATGGAAATAGCCATTGATAATGATGAGGACATCAAAGCGCCAGCCACACCTCCTCCTCCTCCAAAGGTTCCCGATGCTAAGACTCCACCAGCAAAGAAGAGAAAACTACCTCCCAACCTTGTTGATAGT GTGATCAAGGTTATCAAGGAGTGTCAGTGCAATCCACAGATATTTATTGAGCATCATGGAAAAGGAAAATTCCGTCTAGAGCGACAGGGTAAAGAGTTTATTGTTTTTGCCAGA TTTCTTAGGGACAAGATAATGGTGAGAGTAGGTGGAGGCTGGGATACACTGGATCATTTTCTCTTAAAACATGATCCTTGTAGGGTTAAAG TTTTGAGAAGTGACCAGAAGGAATTTTAA